A portion of the bacterium genome contains these proteins:
- a CDS encoding SIMPL domain-containing protein (The SIMPL domain is named for its presence in mouse protein SIMPL (signalling molecule that associates with mouse pelle-like kinase). Bacterial member BP26, from Brucella, was shown to assemble into a channel-like structure, while YggE from E. coli has been associated with resistance to oxidative stress.), with translation MNNKIKNYLGVAIIVVLLFMAYATVSYVKTYSRSIQPSSFRSFSVSAEGKVVAVPDVAQFTFGVKTEGGLNIADLQTENTKKVNQAIDFAKSNGVEAKDIKTTNYSLTPRYQYFSCPVRDNGVTPCPPAEIVGYTVSQTVSVKIRNFEKIGDILAGVVKNGANEVSSLSFAIDDATLVQDQARNEAITKAKVRAISVAKAGGFKLGRLLSIEESATPVYYNYATKAAGMGISDESATPSAPPAIEAGSQEVSVTMILKYEIE, from the coding sequence ATGAACAATAAAATAAAAAATTATTTAGGGGTCGCCATTATTGTCGTCTTATTATTTATGGCTTACGCAACGGTAAGTTATGTTAAAACTTATTCCAGATCAATTCAGCCGTCCTCATTCCGCAGTTTCTCGGTTTCGGCCGAAGGTAAAGTGGTAGCGGTGCCGGATGTGGCCCAATTCACTTTTGGCGTTAAAACCGAAGGCGGTTTAAATATCGCCGATTTGCAAACCGAAAACACCAAAAAAGTTAACCAGGCTATTGATTTTGCTAAATCCAACGGCGTTGAAGCTAAGGATATCAAAACCACAAATTACAGCTTAACCCCGCGCTATCAATATTTCAGCTGTCCGGTCCGCGACAATGGCGTAACGCCTTGTCCTCCGGCAGAAATCGTGGGCTATACCGTCAGCCAAACGGTTTCGGTAAAAATAAGGAACTTCGAAAAAATTGGCGATATTTTGGCGGGAGTTGTCAAAAACGGCGCCAATGAAGTTTCCTCTCTTTCCTTCGCTATTGATGATGCCACGTTAGTTCAGGACCAGGCCAGAAACGAAGCTATTACCAAAGCCAAAGTAAGAGCAATTTCCGTAGCTAAAGCCGGAGGATTTAAATTGGGAAGATTACTTTCAATTGAAGAAAGCGCAACGCCTGTGTATTACAACTATGCGACGAAAGCGGCTGGTATGGGAATCAGCGACGAGTCGGCTACTCCGAGCGCCCCCCCTGCCATAGAAGCCGGCTCTCAAGAAGTGTCAGTAACGATGATTTTGAAATACGAAATAGAGTAA
- a CDS encoding anaerobic ribonucleoside-triphosphate reductase activating protein, producing MLIGGLQKLTLIDYPGKIAATVFLVGCNFACPWCYNPELVLAEDIKKHAKISEKDFFDFLKKRKGLLDGVVICGGEPTINKNLPDFIKKIKKLGYAVKLDTNGSNPEMLKNLIDEKLIDYVAMDIKASLTTKNLKLKAKSYDEATGVKTNLNKIKKSIEIIKKSGIDYEFRTTIIPKLHQSKDIIDIAKQLKGAKKYFLQQFKPEKTINPKYEKYKPFSQKQLETIQKECKKYLPTELRNL from the coding sequence ATGCTTATCGGCGGTTTACAAAAACTTACGTTGATAGATTATCCGGGCAAAATCGCGGCCACGGTTTTTTTAGTTGGCTGTAATTTTGCCTGTCCCTGGTGTTATAACCCGGAGCTGGTTTTAGCCGAAGATATTAAAAAACACGCTAAAATTTCTGAAAAAGATTTTTTTGATTTTCTTAAAAAAAGAAAAGGACTGCTTGACGGCGTGGTGATCTGCGGCGGAGAACCTACCATAAATAAAAACCTGCCGGATTTTATAAAAAAAATAAAAAAACTGGGATACGCGGTAAAGCTTGATACCAACGGCTCAAATCCCGAAATGTTGAAAAACTTGATTGATGAAAAATTGATTGATTATGTCGCGATGGACATTAAGGCGTCACTAACAACTAAAAACTTAAAACTAAAAGCTAAAAGCTACGACGAAGCGACTGGTGTAAAAACAAACCTGAACAAAATTAAAAAAAGCATTGAAATAATCAAAAAATCCGGAATTGATTACGAATTCAGAACCACAATCATACCGAAATTACACCAATCAAAAGATATTATAGACATAGCCAAGCAATTAAAAGGCGCTAAAAAATATTTTCTACAGCAATTCAAGCCCGAAAAAACAATCAACCCGAAATACGAAAAATACAAACCCTTCAGCCAAAAGCAGTTAGAAACCATTCAAAAAGAATGCAAAAAATATCTGCCTACCGAGTTAAGAAATCTCTAA
- a CDS encoding ribonucleoside triphosphate reductase: MSNEIKKRDGRIVKFEQEKITKAIVKALTASDQGDGIKAKKISEKVVALMQRRFKKTEIPTVEEIQDIVEEVLILEGYAETAKAYILYREQRRKIREASTAINESVEMVDQYISELDWQVKENANMAYSLQGLNHYVTSAVTKKYWLNKIYPEKIRQAAEGGDLHIHNLDSLATYCCGWDLYDLLIKGFGGVASKVEAGPAKHFRSALGQLVNFFYTLQGESAGAQAVSNFDTLLAPFIRYDNLNYQQVKQALQEFIFNCAIPTRVGFQNPFTNITLDVSPSAALANQSVIIGGKPQKETYKDFQEEMNVLIRAFYEVLMEGDAKGRPFTFPIPTINITKDFPWDSPSLKPMWEATAKYGVNYFSNFILSDMKPEDVRSMCCRLRLSNAELYKRGGGLFGSNPLTGSIGVVTVNLPRLGYLSKTKKEFFVRLAEVMDLAKESLEIKRKAVENFIEKGLYPYSKYYLSGVKKMRNAYYANHFSTIGLVGMNEALLNFMNEDISSKSGKKFTLEVLDFMRERLIRYQEETGYLYNLEATPAESTAYRLAQKDKEKYPEIISAGTKKTPYYTNSTQLPVNHTDDIFEALKLQDEIQAKYTGGTVLHLFLGEKISDAQTAKNLIKKVFENFHLPYVTLTPTFSICPTHGYLTGEHFLCPKCAIKQPCEVYTRIVGYLRPVSQFNVGKQLEFSERKTFVLNHKSWSMEHKTRKSKIHVS; the protein is encoded by the coding sequence ATGTCCAACGAAATCAAAAAGAGAGACGGCCGGATAGTAAAATTTGAACAGGAAAAAATAACGAAAGCTATCGTTAAAGCGTTGACCGCCAGCGACCAGGGCGATGGCATAAAAGCCAAAAAAATTTCCGAAAAAGTTGTCGCTTTGATGCAACGCCGTTTCAAAAAAACGGAAATTCCCACCGTTGAGGAAATTCAGGATATCGTGGAAGAAGTTTTAATTTTAGAGGGCTATGCCGAGACCGCCAAAGCGTATATTTTATACCGGGAACAACGCCGGAAAATAAGAGAGGCCTCCACCGCTATTAATGAATCAGTGGAAATGGTTGACCAGTATATTTCCGAATTGGATTGGCAGGTCAAGGAAAATGCCAATATGGCCTATTCCCTTCAAGGATTGAATCATTACGTCACTTCCGCCGTCACCAAAAAATATTGGCTTAACAAAATTTATCCCGAAAAAATCCGGCAAGCGGCGGAGGGCGGCGACCTTCATATTCATAATTTGGATTCTTTAGCCACTTATTGTTGCGGATGGGATTTATACGACCTTTTAATAAAAGGTTTCGGCGGCGTGGCGAGTAAAGTGGAAGCCGGGCCGGCCAAGCATTTCCGAAGCGCTTTGGGCCAGCTGGTTAATTTCTTTTATACCCTCCAGGGAGAATCGGCCGGCGCTCAAGCTGTTTCTAATTTTGACACCCTGCTCGCCCCTTTTATCAGATACGATAATTTAAACTATCAGCAAGTCAAACAGGCGCTCCAAGAATTTATTTTCAATTGCGCCATTCCTACCCGGGTTGGTTTCCAGAATCCTTTCACTAATATCACTTTGGACGTCTCACCATCAGCGGCCCTGGCCAATCAATCAGTGATTATCGGCGGCAAACCGCAAAAAGAAACTTATAAGGATTTCCAGGAAGAAATGAACGTTTTAATCCGGGCATTTTACGAAGTCCTGATGGAAGGAGACGCCAAGGGCAGGCCTTTTACTTTCCCCATCCCGACCATCAATATCACCAAGGATTTCCCCTGGGACAGCCCGTCTTTAAAACCAATGTGGGAAGCCACGGCTAAATATGGAGTAAATTACTTCTCTAATTTCATCCTATCCGATATGAAACCCGAAGATGTCCGGAGTATGTGCTGCCGTTTGCGTTTGAGTAATGCCGAGCTTTACAAGCGGGGCGGCGGTTTATTCGGCTCCAATCCCCTGACCGGTTCTATCGGAGTCGTCACCGTCAATTTGCCCCGGCTCGGCTATCTTTCCAAAACTAAAAAAGAATTTTTTGTAAGATTGGCCGAAGTTATGGATTTGGCTAAAGAAAGCTTGGAAATTAAAAGAAAAGCTGTTGAAAATTTCATTGAAAAAGGTCTGTACCCTTATTCAAAATATTATCTTTCCGGAGTGAAAAAAATGAGAAACGCTTATTACGCCAATCATTTTTCCACTATTGGCTTAGTGGGAATGAATGAAGCCCTGCTGAATTTTATGAATGAAGACATATCTTCCAAAAGCGGAAAAAAATTCACCTTGGAAGTTTTGGATTTTATGAGAGAACGATTAATCCGATACCAAGAAGAGACCGGATATTTATATAACTTAGAAGCCACCCCGGCGGAATCAACCGCTTATCGGCTGGCCCAGAAAGACAAAGAAAAATATCCCGAAATTATTTCGGCCGGCACAAAAAAAACACCTTACTATACCAACTCTACCCAATTGCCGGTTAATCACACTGATGATATTTTTGAGGCCTTAAAACTGCAAGACGAAATTCAAGCCAAATACACCGGCGGCACTGTTTTGCATCTTTTCTTGGGTGAAAAAATATCCGACGCCCAAACCGCCAAAAATTTGATTAAAAAAGTTTTTGAGAATTTTCATCTGCCTTATGTCACTTTAACCCCCACTTTCTCCATCTGCCCCACTCACGGTTATTTAACCGGAGAACATTTTCTCTGCCCGAAATGCGCCATTAAACAGCCCTGCGAGGTTTATACAAGGATAGTCGGGTACCTTCGTCCCGTGAGTCAGTTTAATGTTGGGAAGCAGCTCGAATTTAGCGAAAGGAAGACCTTCGTCTTGAATCATAAATCATGGAGCATGGAACATAAGACGCGGAAATCCAAGATTCATGTTTCATGA
- a CDS encoding virulence protein RhuM/Fic/DOC family protein: MAKKEQIKKGEIVIYSALKGEARVEVRLEKETVWLTLNQIAGIFNTDKSGISRHIRNIYDSGELLKDSTVAKIATVQKEGNRQIEREIEYYNLDIILSVGYRVNSKRATQFRIWATKTLKNYLVKGYAINEKRLLETKEKFNELQTAIVFLQEKSKKELLKGQEGELLSLLSGYAKTLTLLGEYDKGKLKEVKGKKATFILTYENCLRVIAELKKELAAKKEAGDLFGQERDGSFEGIIRGLYQSFGGKKLYPSIEDKAAHLLYFIIKDHPFSDGNKRSGAFLFVYFLDKNDFLYKKNGERKINDNALVALALLIAESNPKEKDVMIKIILNLLAE; encoded by the coding sequence ATGGCGAAAAAGGAACAAATAAAAAAAGGAGAAATCGTGATTTACAGCGCGCTAAAGGGCGAGGCGCGGGTTGAAGTGCGGCTAGAAAAAGAAACCGTATGGCTTACTTTGAATCAGATAGCCGGAATTTTTAACACTGATAAATCTGGTATCTCGCGGCACATCAGGAATATATACGATTCCGGAGAACTATTAAAAGATTCAACTGTTGCAAAAATTGCAACAGTTCAAAAAGAGGGGAATCGCCAAATAGAACGGGAAATAGAGTATTATAATCTCGACATAATTTTATCAGTCGGCTATCGCGTTAATTCCAAGCGCGCGACGCAATTTCGTATTTGGGCCACAAAAACTCTCAAAAATTATCTCGTTAAGGGCTATGCAATAAATGAAAAGCGACTTTTGGAAACAAAAGAAAAATTTAACGAATTACAAACCGCCATCGTATTTTTGCAAGAAAAATCAAAAAAAGAATTACTCAAAGGCCAAGAAGGAGAACTTTTGAGTCTGCTTTCCGGTTATGCCAAGACACTGACTTTATTGGGAGAATATGATAAAGGAAAACTAAAAGAAGTCAAAGGCAAGAAAGCGACTTTTATTTTGACTTATGAAAATTGTTTGCGCGTTATCGCAGAATTAAAAAAAGAATTGGCGGCTAAAAAAGAAGCGGGTGATTTGTTTGGCCAAGAAAGAGACGGCAGTTTTGAGGGCATCATTCGCGGTTTGTATCAATCATTTGGCGGTAAAAAATTATATCCAAGCATAGAAGATAAAGCGGCGCACCTTTTGTACTTTATTATCAAAGACCATCCATTTTCTGATGGCAACAAGCGAAGCGGCGCGTTTTTGTTTGTTTATTTTTTGGATAAAAATGATTTTCTTTACAAAAAGAACGGAGAAAGAAAAATAAATGATAACGCTTTAGTTGCCTTAGCGCTTTTGATTGCAGAAAGTAATCCAAAAGAAAAAGACGTGATGATAAAAATCATTTTGAATTTACTCGCGGAATAG
- a CDS encoding 2-oxoacid:acceptor oxidoreductase family protein yields the protein MKNFNIIIIGTGGQGQITLLQILAQAARSQNFDVKTSELHGLSQKGGPVEVHLRFGKEISSPLISEGEADLIISLEKQESLRACYYASKQAKTSFLVNDLLLAIPNQKPWTKEGISETLKKFSEKVIFVPAAEICRKEFNTAIGAGIFLISLAAFKNILPLKPDSVKKSIQKNIKAKYLNLNLRIFELARKKAKDFDF from the coding sequence ATGAAAAATTTCAACATAATAATTATCGGTACCGGCGGGCAGGGGCAGATTACCTTGCTCCAGATTTTAGCCCAAGCGGCCCGGTCGCAGAATTTTGACGTCAAAACCTCCGAGCTTCACGGCCTTTCCCAGAAAGGCGGACCGGTGGAAGTTCATTTGCGGTTTGGCAAAGAAATTTCTTCGCCTCTTATTTCCGAAGGCGAAGCCGATTTAATAATCTCCTTGGAAAAACAGGAATCTTTAAGAGCTTGTTATTACGCTTCAAAACAAGCCAAAACCTCTTTTTTAGTTAATGATTTATTATTGGCGATTCCAAACCAAAAGCCGTGGACCAAAGAAGGAATTTCGGAAACTTTGAAAAAATTTTCCGAGAAAGTTATTTTTGTTCCGGCGGCCGAAATTTGCCGGAAAGAATTCAATACCGCTATCGGCGCCGGCATATTCCTGATTTCTTTAGCCGCATTCAAAAATATTTTGCCGTTAAAACCGGACTCCGTTAAAAAATCCATCCAAAAAAATATTAAAGCCAAATACTTAAATCTTAACTTAAGGATTTTTGAATTAGCCCGAAAGAAAGCAAAAGATTTTGATTTTTAA
- a CDS encoding thiamine pyrophosphate-dependent enzyme, translating to MQKEILKNKGEKVLLLGNEAIVRGALEAGVQFISTYPGTPASEIGNIFYDFSRFSKIAKNFYFEFSVNEKIALEAGAGASFCGLRSLVAMKNFGLNVASDFLYPLVYSGVKGGLVIVVADDPSCWSSAQSEDNSRGHILKAHIPTLEPSTPQECKEFTKLAFELSEKFKIPVMIRETTRVALQSGLVNLGEIKKENRKAQFIKNPRQFVTMPPRVLEMHRELLDKIEAIREKVSEKSPLNFVEGRPAKIGVITSGVGYLYAEEALKELKLELPILKLGFFYPLPEKKIKNFIKNLNQVLIIEELEPYLEKEVERLAKEGNPKLKINGKNFLPEVGEIKPEDVISAISKLSGKKTEFDFKKHRNEFEKIKFPERKPRFCQGCPYNFVFSTLKRIAPKNTVFGGEIGCYMLAHYPPYETQDYLYCMGSDISIAHGIEKAAKQKVITFVGDSSFFHASIPALINTVFNKSNPLIVILDNGTTAMTGHQPNPGVAGLKIEEIVRACGVKNVKIVDPVKMKEFENTVKDFLKKKEVSVIIARHPCLFINK from the coding sequence ATGCAAAAGGAAATTCTTAAAAATAAAGGCGAAAAAGTTCTTCTTTTGGGCAATGAAGCGATTGTCCGGGGCGCGTTGGAAGCGGGCGTTCAGTTTATTTCCACTTATCCGGGCACGCCGGCCTCGGAAATCGGCAATATTTTTTATGATTTTTCCCGATTTTCAAAAATAGCAAAGAATTTTTATTTTGAATTTTCGGTTAATGAAAAAATAGCGCTTGAGGCAGGGGCCGGAGCATCGTTCTGCGGTTTACGGAGTTTGGTGGCGATGAAAAATTTCGGCCTGAATGTCGCTTCCGATTTTTTATATCCATTGGTTTACTCGGGCGTCAAAGGGGGATTGGTTATTGTGGTGGCCGATGATCCTTCTTGCTGGAGTTCGGCTCAATCGGAAGACAACAGCCGGGGTCATATTTTAAAAGCCCATATTCCCACTTTGGAACCGTCAACACCGCAGGAATGCAAGGAATTCACAAAATTGGCTTTTGAGCTTTCGGAAAAATTCAAAATTCCGGTGATGATAAGGGAAACCACCAGAGTGGCTCTCCAATCGGGCTTGGTAAATCTCGGCGAGATTAAGAAAGAAAACCGCAAAGCCCAATTCATAAAAAATCCTCGCCAGTTCGTGACTATGCCGCCCCGGGTTTTGGAAATGCACCGGGAATTGCTTGATAAAATTGAAGCCATTAGAGAGAAAGTGTCAGAAAAATCACCTTTGAATTTTGTTGAAGGCCGGCCGGCAAAAATCGGCGTTATCACCTCCGGTGTCGGCTATTTATACGCCGAAGAAGCGCTTAAAGAACTTAAGCTGGAATTACCGATTTTGAAACTGGGATTTTTTTACCCGTTGCCGGAAAAAAAGATAAAGAATTTCATTAAAAATCTTAATCAAGTTTTGATAATTGAAGAGTTAGAGCCGTATTTGGAAAAAGAAGTAGAAAGATTGGCTAAGGAGGGGAACCCCAAATTAAAAATCAACGGCAAAAATTTTTTGCCGGAAGTCGGAGAAATCAAACCCGAGGATGTTATTTCGGCAATTTCAAAATTGAGCGGCAAAAAAACCGAATTTGATTTTAAAAAACACCGAAACGAATTTGAAAAAATAAAATTTCCCGAAAGAAAACCCCGGTTTTGCCAGGGCTGTCCTTACAATTTTGTTTTTTCAACACTCAAAAGAATAGCTCCCAAAAATACCGTTTTCGGAGGAGAAATCGGCTGTTATATGCTGGCTCATTATCCGCCCTACGAAACGCAGGATTATCTTTATTGCATGGGTTCGGATATCTCCATCGCTCACGGAATTGAAAAGGCCGCGAAACAGAAAGTTATCACTTTTGTCGGCGACTCCTCTTTTTTCCACGCCAGTATTCCGGCTTTGATAAATACCGTTTTCAACAAATCCAACCCTCTGATTGTAATATTGGACAACGGAACTACGGCGATGACCGGCCATCAGCCCAATCCGGGCGTTGCCGGACTTAAAATTGAAGAGATTGTCCGGGCTTGCGGCGTGAAAAACGTCAAAATAGTTGACCCGGTTAAAATGAAAGAATTTGAGAATACGGTTAAGGATTTTCTGAAAAAGAAAGAGGTTTCAGTGATTATCGCGAGACACCCATGTCTATTTATAAATAAATAA